The following are encoded together in the Azospirillum brasilense genome:
- a CDS encoding aldo/keto reductase, protein MPDSKHFAPPGPIGFGGAPLGNMFEEVPDDVAEATLAAAWDAGIRYFDTAPEYGPGISEHRFGHVLRNRPRDEFVLSTKVGRLLRADASKGGQHGPFVKGLPFRVDYDYTADGVRRSIEDSLQRLGMARIDIAYIHDCAEDAHGDRWLEVFDTAMTGAAVALTKLREEGVIRGWGLGVNRVEPCVMALERADPDVFLLAGRYSLLNQPALDTLFPRCQERGVHVVVGGPYNSGLIAGGKNFEYQEAPPDKVAARDRLAEIAKRHGVDLRAAALQFCAAHPVVASVIPGTKNPARVHENVALMKQPIPADFWRELKQAGVLPEQAPTPA, encoded by the coding sequence AACATGTTCGAGGAGGTGCCGGACGACGTGGCGGAGGCCACGCTGGCCGCCGCCTGGGACGCCGGCATCCGCTATTTCGACACGGCGCCGGAATACGGCCCCGGCATATCGGAGCACCGGTTCGGCCATGTCCTGCGCAACCGGCCGCGCGACGAGTTCGTCCTGTCCACCAAGGTCGGGCGCCTGCTGCGCGCCGATGCCAGCAAAGGCGGCCAGCACGGCCCCTTCGTGAAGGGGCTGCCCTTCCGCGTGGACTACGACTACACCGCCGACGGGGTGCGCCGCTCCATCGAGGACAGCCTGCAACGGCTGGGCATGGCACGCATTGACATCGCTTACATCCACGACTGCGCGGAGGACGCCCACGGCGACCGCTGGCTGGAGGTGTTCGACACCGCCATGACGGGCGCCGCCGTGGCGCTGACCAAGCTCCGCGAGGAAGGCGTCATCCGCGGCTGGGGCCTGGGCGTCAACCGGGTGGAGCCCTGCGTGATGGCGCTGGAACGGGCCGACCCGGACGTCTTCCTGCTGGCCGGGCGCTACAGCTTGCTGAACCAACCGGCGCTGGACACGCTGTTCCCGCGCTGCCAGGAGCGCGGCGTCCATGTGGTGGTCGGCGGCCCCTACAACTCCGGCCTGATCGCCGGGGGCAAGAATTTCGAGTACCAGGAGGCTCCGCCGGACAAGGTGGCGGCGCGCGACCGGCTGGCCGAGATCGCCAAACGGCACGGCGTGGACCTGCGGGCGGCGGCGCTGCAATTCTGCGCGGCGCACCCGGTCGTCGCCTCGGTCATTCCGGGCACCAAGAACCCGGCGCGCGTGCATGAGAATGTGGCGCTGATGAAGCAGCCGATCCCGGCGGACTTCTGGCGGGAGTTGAAACAGGCCGGCGTCCTGCCGGAGCAGGCGCCAACACCTGCCTAA
- a CDS encoding LysR family transcriptional regulator, which produces MARPQLPLNALRAFEASARHLSFTRAGLELCVSQAAVSQQIRTLEARLGVTLFRRLPRGLALTDEGAALVPVLMDAFERIGATLDRFADGRYHEVLTVGVVGTFATGWLLPRLPAFTAANPAVDLRILTNNNRVDLAGEGLDFAIRFGDGSWHGVDAVPLLDAPLTPLCTPALAQRLSAPADLAREVLLRSYRVEEWQRWFALAGVPCPAIRGPVFDSSPTIAAAAAMGAGVALLPARLFGHDLVTDRLVRPFAIEVPAGRYWLTRLHSRPETAAMQSFRHWIAAAVHADD; this is translated from the coding sequence ATGGCCCGCCCCCAGCTTCCGCTCAACGCGCTGCGCGCCTTCGAGGCGTCGGCCCGCCATCTCAGCTTCACCCGCGCCGGGCTGGAGCTGTGCGTCAGCCAGGCGGCGGTCAGCCAGCAGATCCGCACGCTGGAGGCGCGGCTCGGCGTCACCCTGTTCCGCCGTCTGCCGCGCGGCCTCGCTTTGACCGACGAGGGGGCGGCGCTGGTGCCGGTGCTGATGGACGCCTTCGAGCGGATCGGCGCGACGCTCGACCGCTTTGCCGACGGGCGCTACCACGAGGTGCTGACGGTCGGGGTGGTGGGGACCTTCGCCACGGGCTGGCTGCTGCCGCGCCTGCCGGCCTTCACCGCGGCGAACCCGGCGGTCGACCTGCGCATCCTGACCAACAACAACCGGGTCGATCTGGCCGGCGAGGGGCTGGACTTTGCCATCCGCTTCGGCGACGGCTCCTGGCACGGGGTGGATGCGGTGCCGCTGCTCGACGCCCCACTGACCCCGCTCTGCACCCCCGCGTTGGCGCAGCGGCTGTCCGCCCCGGCCGACCTCGCGCGCGAAGTGCTGCTGCGCTCCTACCGGGTCGAGGAATGGCAGCGCTGGTTCGCGCTGGCCGGGGTGCCCTGCCCGGCCATCCGCGGTCCGGTCTTCGACTCCTCCCCCACCATCGCCGCCGCCGCGGCGATGGGCGCCGGGGTGGCGCTGCTGCCGGCGCGGCTGTTCGGGCACGATCTCGTCACCGACCGGCTGGTCCGCCCCTTCGCCATCGAGGTGCCGGCGGGCCGCTACTGGCTGACCCGCCTGCATTCCCGTCCCGAGACGGCGGCGATGCAGAGCTTCCGCCACTGGATCGCCGCCGCCGTCCACGCGGACGATTAG
- the bla gene encoding class A beta-lactamase, with protein MIGRRAFLAAAGGVTLLAATGVKAEKPRTFGDKRLAGAIAALEKRSGGRLGVAVLDTGTGQSFGHRADERFAMCSTFKFLLAGAILKQVDEGRERLDRRIPVSKADMVPYAPFVETRLDGPPPTVAELCEATMTLSDNVAANLLLPAVGDPAGLTAFLRTLGDRKTRLDRNEPSLNSAIPGDPRDTTTPAAMVHSMERLMLGDALTPASRDQLIAWMVANRTGDKRLRAGLPKGWRVGDKTGTGVRGTANDIGIVWPEGRAPLLIASYLTETPDSFKERDAIHAGVARAVADALKG; from the coding sequence ATGATCGGACGGCGGGCTTTCCTGGCCGCGGCGGGCGGCGTGACGCTGCTGGCGGCAACCGGCGTGAAGGCGGAGAAACCCAGGACATTCGGGGACAAGAGGCTGGCCGGCGCGATCGCCGCGCTGGAAAAGCGCAGCGGCGGGCGGCTGGGCGTGGCGGTGCTCGACACCGGCACCGGGCAGAGCTTCGGCCATCGCGCGGACGAGCGCTTCGCGATGTGCAGCACCTTCAAATTTCTTTTGGCTGGCGCCATCCTGAAACAGGTGGACGAGGGGCGGGAGCGGCTGGACCGGCGCATCCCGGTGAGCAAGGCGGACATGGTCCCCTACGCGCCCTTCGTCGAAACCCGTCTCGACGGCCCACCCCCGACGGTGGCCGAACTGTGTGAGGCGACGATGACGCTCAGCGACAATGTGGCGGCGAACCTGCTGCTGCCGGCGGTGGGCGACCCCGCCGGGCTGACAGCCTTCCTGCGCACCCTGGGCGACCGGAAGACCCGGCTGGACCGCAACGAGCCGTCGCTGAACAGCGCCATCCCCGGCGACCCGCGTGACACCACTACGCCCGCGGCGATGGTCCACAGCATGGAGCGGCTGATGCTGGGCGACGCGCTGACTCCGGCATCGCGCGACCAGCTCATCGCCTGGATGGTCGCCAACCGGACCGGCGACAAGCGCCTGCGCGCCGGGTTGCCGAAGGGCTGGCGCGTCGGCGACAAGACCGGAACCGGCGTGCGCGGGACGGCCAACGACATCGGCATCGTCTGGCCGGAGGGCAGGGCGCCGCTGCTGATCGCCAGCTACCTGACCGAGACTCCCGACAGCTTCAAGGAACGGGACGCCATCCACGCCGGCGTGGCCCGCGCGGTCGCCGACGCCCTCAAGGGCTGA
- the dsrO gene encoding sulfate reduction electron transfer complex DsrMKJOP subunit DsrO, producing MDRSRRNFCLGAGAATIGAATVAAMPAAAAAPGAASLRRDGDPAHRWAMVVDVGKCVGCQACTVACIMENDVPENSFRTIVSTYEVTEQGKAGSYMLPRLCNHCEDPPCIPVCPTGATFQRRDGIVVVDNTVCVGCAYCVQACPYDARFINHETQTADKCTFCVHRVEAGLLPACVETCVGGARVFGDLNDPDSAVATLVREENPKVLKPEQGTQPRVFYLGLDPRFQGKVDGTPTLWRPSAQPHAQKEHA from the coding sequence ATGGACCGATCAAGGCGCAACTTCTGCCTCGGCGCCGGTGCCGCGACCATCGGGGCCGCGACGGTGGCTGCGATGCCCGCCGCCGCAGCAGCCCCCGGCGCTGCGTCGCTCCGCCGGGACGGCGATCCGGCGCACCGCTGGGCGATGGTGGTGGACGTGGGCAAATGCGTGGGCTGCCAGGCCTGCACGGTCGCCTGCATCATGGAGAACGACGTCCCGGAAAACAGCTTCCGCACCATCGTCTCCACCTATGAGGTGACCGAGCAGGGCAAGGCCGGCAGCTACATGCTGCCGCGCCTGTGCAACCATTGCGAGGACCCGCCCTGCATCCCCGTCTGCCCGACCGGCGCGACCTTCCAGCGCCGGGACGGCATCGTCGTGGTGGACAACACCGTCTGCGTCGGCTGCGCCTATTGCGTCCAAGCCTGCCCCTACGACGCGCGCTTCATCAACCACGAGACCCAGACCGCCGACAAATGCACCTTCTGCGTCCACCGCGTGGAGGCCGGGCTGCTGCCCGCCTGCGTCGAGACCTGCGTCGGCGGCGCCCGCGTCTTCGGTGACCTGAACGACCCGGACAGCGCCGTCGCCACCCTGGTCCGCGAGGAGAACCCCAAGGTTCTGAAGCCGGAGCAGGGGACCCAGCCGCGCGTCTTCTACCTCGGCCTCGATCCCCGCTTCCAAGGGAAGGTCGACGGCACGCCGACTCTCTGGCGGCCCTCCGCGCAGCCGCACGCCCAAAAGGAGCACGCGTGA